In Pseudomonadota bacterium, a genomic segment contains:
- the mfd gene encoding transcription-repair coupling factor: MYQLDKNGFIYITGKIGSFVSFLLSNTHRKTLLFYDTEDEALLLKEEMEFFAGKEVHLFPVYSDRVFEKEDETKRISFLYHLAADDTFTGIFPNSAITHPLTAQSSILAHTKDLSFGDTVFQEELISYLDGNGYEMASLVREEGEYAKRGSIIDIFPPSSDKPVRIEFLGDQIFSLRIFNPVTQRSHEEIERLSITPAKILKDENVTLLDYLKEGMIFVHKGIDSIFRTIQDDSRTSCHMEIMKAIFHSSLNIDISGIQGEEEGEVIEAVSNEDLKHLFETNKTGIFTTFSDKIKGDWKNCKFIYIFANNLRQGERMQEILKNYDIALPIIHKTATSGKEREWAIVIGPLRRGFRADNIIVLTEEDIVGPKKRAVKQKWDGLDDLLNSFKDLNVGEWVVHIDHGIGIYKGIVKLMIDGSEKDFILIEYQDGDKLYVPIDDLRLVQKFMGGEKHKPKIDKLGSQYWKNTKSRVKKHIEDIAKDLIKIYAEREMAEGYAYPPEDEAFREMESRFEYEETEGQSEAIEKVLDDLKSTKPMDRLICGDVGFGKTEVALRASFKAVMDSKQVALLVPTTILAQQHFKNFTDRYRDYPINIEMLSRFRTKEEQKKIVEAVKKGSIDLIIGTHRLLQKDLAFKDLGLLIIDEEHRFGVKHKEALKQIKKNIDVLTLSATPIPRTLYMATTGIRDLSIINTPPLDRLAVKTFVIKSRDETIKKGITNELNRSGQVFFVHNYIHNIGIVYEHLAGLLPDAKIAVAHGRMEGKQLEKIMLDFIDKKYDILLSTNIIESGLDISNVNTIFINNAHRMGLADLYQLRGRVGRSTKQAYAYLLVPKDEILNKDATLRLKIIEELTDLGSGFHIANYDLEIRGAGNLLGKEQSGSINLIGFELYCNMLENAVNELKNETETKEEEVITEINIPIDAFIPDSYVEDPAQKLLIYKRLSKIKEPGELVEMEEELKDRYGEIPGPLNNLLKIISLKIFLTDLKIKKLEYSAKRIIIHVTEGTPLNMEKILRFIQKGQSGLKLLPDGKIIVPTDKKTEDLINLARNILKEIISI; this comes from the coding sequence ATGTATCAGCTTGATAAAAATGGTTTTATCTATATTACGGGCAAGATAGGTTCTTTTGTCTCTTTTCTCCTCTCAAATACCCACAGAAAGACCTTGCTCTTTTACGATACAGAGGATGAGGCGCTTCTGTTAAAGGAAGAGATGGAGTTCTTTGCCGGAAAGGAAGTCCATCTCTTTCCTGTCTATTCGGACAGGGTTTTTGAGAAAGAAGACGAAACAAAAAGGATCAGCTTTTTATATCATCTGGCCGCTGACGATACATTCACCGGTATATTCCCCAATAGCGCCATTACACATCCTTTGACGGCGCAGAGTTCCATACTTGCACACACAAAAGATTTGAGCTTCGGCGATACGGTTTTCCAGGAAGAGCTTATTTCATATCTTGACGGAAATGGTTATGAAATGGCTTCGCTGGTACGGGAAGAAGGCGAGTACGCGAAAAGGGGAAGCATTATAGACATCTTTCCTCCATCAAGCGATAAGCCTGTCAGGATTGAATTTCTCGGCGACCAGATATTTTCGTTGCGTATCTTTAATCCTGTCACCCAACGTTCCCATGAAGAGATAGAAAGGCTCAGCATCACACCTGCAAAAATATTGAAAGACGAGAATGTTACACTTCTGGATTACCTGAAAGAGGGCATGATTTTTGTCCATAAGGGGATTGACTCTATCTTTCGGACAATACAGGATGACAGCAGGACATCCTGCCACATGGAAATAATGAAGGCAATATTCCATTCAAGCCTTAATATAGATATATCGGGCATACAAGGCGAGGAAGAGGGAGAAGTCATAGAGGCAGTTTCAAATGAGGATTTGAAACACCTTTTCGAGACTAACAAAACCGGTATATTCACAACATTCTCCGATAAAATCAAGGGTGACTGGAAGAACTGCAAATTTATCTATATTTTTGCAAACAACCTGCGGCAAGGGGAAAGGATGCAGGAAATCCTTAAAAACTATGATATAGCCTTGCCGATAATACATAAAACAGCCACATCCGGCAAAGAAAGGGAGTGGGCAATTGTCATAGGGCCTTTGAGGCGTGGTTTCAGGGCAGACAATATTATTGTTCTGACCGAAGAAGACATAGTTGGACCCAAAAAAAGGGCGGTGAAACAAAAATGGGACGGCCTCGATGATCTGCTCAATTCATTCAAAGACCTGAATGTGGGAGAATGGGTCGTACACATTGACCACGGGATCGGTATCTATAAGGGCATTGTAAAATTGATGATAGATGGATCTGAAAAGGATTTTATCCTTATTGAATACCAGGATGGAGATAAGCTGTATGTTCCCATTGACGATCTTCGGCTCGTTCAAAAGTTCATGGGCGGAGAAAAACATAAGCCGAAGATAGACAAGCTCGGCTCTCAATACTGGAAGAATACAAAAAGCAGGGTAAAAAAACATATTGAAGATATTGCAAAAGATTTAATCAAAATATACGCAGAAAGGGAAATGGCAGAGGGTTATGCATATCCGCCGGAAGATGAGGCATTCAGGGAAATGGAGTCACGGTTTGAGTATGAAGAGACCGAGGGGCAATCCGAGGCAATTGAAAAGGTGCTCGATGACCTGAAGAGTACAAAGCCGATGGACAGACTTATCTGCGGGGATGTGGGCTTTGGAAAAACAGAGGTCGCATTGCGGGCATCCTTCAAGGCAGTTATGGACAGCAAGCAGGTTGCTCTCCTTGTCCCGACAACAATACTTGCACAACAGCATTTCAAGAATTTTACTGACCGATACAGGGATTACCCTATAAACATAGAAATGCTGAGCAGGTTCAGAACTAAAGAAGAACAGAAGAAGATAGTTGAAGCGGTTAAAAAAGGCTCAATAGATCTTATTATCGGTACGCACCGGCTTCTCCAGAAAGACCTGGCATTTAAAGACCTTGGGTTGCTTATTATTGACGAGGAACACCGGTTCGGGGTTAAGCATAAAGAAGCATTGAAACAAATAAAGAAAAACATAGATGTCCTCACTCTAAGCGCAACCCCTATTCCGAGGACGCTGTATATGGCAACAACAGGCATCCGGGATTTGAGTATAATTAATACACCCCCCCTCGACAGACTTGCCGTGAAGACCTTTGTTATAAAATCCAGGGATGAAACAATAAAAAAAGGTATTACGAATGAACTGAACAGGAGTGGACAGGTGTTTTTCGTCCATAATTACATCCATAATATCGGCATAGTATATGAACATCTGGCGGGACTTTTACCTGATGCAAAAATAGCCGTTGCCCACGGAAGGATGGAAGGGAAACAACTTGAAAAGATTATGCTCGATTTTATAGATAAAAAATATGACATTTTGCTTTCCACTAACATTATCGAATCAGGCCTTGATATATCGAATGTTAATACCATATTCATCAACAACGCGCACAGGATGGGGCTTGCAGATCTATACCAGTTAAGGGGCAGGGTCGGCAGAAGCACAAAGCAGGCTTATGCATATCTGCTTGTTCCGAAAGATGAGATTCTCAATAAAGATGCAACTTTGAGGTTAAAGATTATAGAAGAATTAACCGATCTCGGCTCAGGCTTCCATATTGCAAATTACGACCTTGAAATAAGAGGCGCAGGAAATCTTCTCGGCAAGGAACAATCAGGCAGCATAAACCTTATCGGGTTCGAGCTTTACTGTAATATGTTGGAAAATGCAGTAAATGAATTGAAAAATGAGACAGAAACGAAGGAAGAAGAGGTTATCACTGAAATCAATATTCCAATAGATGCATTTATTCCGGATAGTTATGTTGAAGACCCGGCACAAAAGCTTCTAATATACAAGAGACTTTCAAAAATAAAGGAACCGGGAGAACTTGTTGAAATGGAAGAAGAGCTCAAAGACAGGTACGGCGAAATACCGGGGCCGTTAAACAATCTTTTAAAAATTATATCGCTCAAAATTTTCCTGACAGACCTGAAGATCAAGAAGCTGGAATATTCGGCAAAACGGATTATTATCCATGTTACCGAAGGGACGCCGCTAAACATGGAAAAAATATTACGGTTTATACAAAAAGGCCAATCCGGATTAAAACTTTTGCCTGACGGGAAGATTATTGTACCAACCGATAAAAAAACAGAAGATCTCATAAATTTAGCAAGAAATATCTTGAAGGAAATAATTTCAATATGA